In Herbaspirillum sp. WKF16, one genomic interval encodes:
- the gsiB gene encoding glutathione ABC transporter substrate-binding protein GsiB produces MSAIAKSKAMTAAKWLAMGTLGAALQFGAANAFAAKTATVAVASTFTTMDPYDANDTLSLSVMKSFYQGLYGFDKDMKLIPVLAEGYLVSKDGLEYTIRLKQGVKFHDGTVFKADAVKAVFDRVTNPDNKLKRYNLFNRIAKTEALNDYTVKVTLKEPFSAFINVLAHPSAAMISPAALKQYGNKDIAFHPVGTGPFKFVEWKQTDYLKVAKFDGYWKQGYPKVDEILWKPVVDNNSRSAMMQTGEAQFTYPLPYEQADLLKAKSNLDVVAGPSIIQRYMSMNVQQKPFDNLKVRQAINYAINKEALAKVAFNGYAVPQDGVLPQGVDYAYKSGAWPYDVKKAKALLAEAGYPNGFETELWSAYTHTTAMKVIQFLQQQLAQVGIKVKIQALEAGQRVERVESWQDPATAPIRLFYVGWSSSTGEADWGLRPLLASESFPPRLFNTAYYKSDKVDGDIAKALTVSDRKEKEALYKSAQQEIWKDAPWAFLVTEKLLYARAKSLKGIYIMPDQAYEFENIEFAK; encoded by the coding sequence ATGTCCGCAATCGCAAAGAGCAAAGCCATGACCGCCGCCAAATGGCTGGCCATGGGCACCCTGGGCGCCGCCCTGCAATTCGGCGCCGCGAACGCCTTCGCCGCCAAGACGGCGACCGTGGCGGTGGCCTCCACCTTCACCACGATGGATCCGTACGACGCCAACGACACCCTGTCGCTGTCGGTGATGAAGTCGTTCTACCAGGGCCTGTACGGCTTCGACAAGGACATGAAGCTGATCCCGGTGCTGGCCGAAGGCTACCTGGTCAGCAAGGACGGCCTGGAGTACACCATCCGCCTCAAGCAGGGCGTGAAGTTCCACGATGGCACCGTGTTCAAGGCCGATGCCGTGAAGGCCGTGTTCGACCGCGTCACCAACCCGGACAACAAGTTGAAGCGCTACAACCTCTTCAACCGCATCGCCAAGACCGAAGCGCTCAACGACTACACCGTCAAGGTCACCCTGAAGGAGCCGTTCTCGGCCTTCATCAACGTGCTGGCCCACCCCTCGGCGGCGATGATTTCGCCGGCTGCGCTGAAGCAGTACGGCAACAAGGACATCGCCTTCCATCCGGTCGGCACCGGCCCGTTCAAGTTCGTCGAGTGGAAGCAGACCGACTACCTGAAGGTCGCCAAGTTCGACGGCTATTGGAAGCAGGGTTACCCGAAGGTCGACGAGATCCTGTGGAAGCCGGTGGTCGACAACAACTCGCGCTCGGCCATGATGCAGACCGGCGAGGCGCAGTTCACCTATCCGCTGCCGTATGAACAGGCCGACCTGCTCAAGGCCAAGAGCAACCTGGACGTGGTGGCCGGCCCCTCCATCATCCAGCGCTACATGTCGATGAACGTGCAGCAGAAGCCGTTCGACAACCTCAAGGTGCGCCAGGCGATCAACTACGCCATTAACAAGGAAGCGCTGGCCAAGGTCGCGTTCAACGGCTATGCCGTGCCGCAGGACGGCGTGCTGCCCCAGGGCGTGGACTACGCCTACAAGAGCGGCGCCTGGCCGTATGACGTGAAGAAGGCCAAGGCGTTGCTGGCCGAAGCCGGCTACCCGAACGGCTTCGAGACCGAGCTGTGGTCGGCCTACACCCACACCACCGCCATGAAGGTGATCCAGTTCCTGCAGCAGCAGCTGGCCCAGGTGGGCATCAAGGTCAAGATCCAGGCCCTGGAAGCCGGCCAGCGCGTGGAGCGCGTGGAAAGCTGGCAGGATCCGGCCACCGCGCCGATCCGCCTGTTCTATGTCGGCTGGTCGTCCTCGACCGGCGAAGCCGACTGGGGCCTGCGTCCGCTGCTGGCCTCGGAGTCCTTCCCGCCGCGCCTGTTCAACACTGCCTACTACAAGAGCGACAAGGTCGACGGCGATATCGCCAAGGCCCTGACCGTGTCCGACCGCAAGGAGAAGGAAGCGCTGTACAAGAGCGCCCAGCAGGAAATCTGGAAGGACGCCCCGTGGGCCTTCCTGGTGACCGAGAAGCTGCTGTACGCGCGCGCCAAGAGCCTCAAGGGCATCTACATCATGCCCGACCAGGCCTATGAGTTCGAGAACATCGAATTCGCCAAGTAA
- the gsiC gene encoding glutathione ABC transporter permease GsiC gives MFSYVIKRLLGLIPTLLLVAVLVFLFIHLLPGDPARLAAGPEADEKTVALVRADLGLDKPLPEQFVNFFINAAQGDFGRSIRTKRPVAEEIGARFWPTLWLTLVAMVWAVLFGLVIGISSAVWRNQWPDRLGMTLAVSGISLPPFALGILLMQVFSVQLGWLPTVGDDTWRHYILPSLTLGAAVAAVMARFTRASFIEILQEDYVRTARAKGLTETVVVIKHCLRNALIPVVTMMGLQFGFLLGGSILVEVVFNWPGMGRLLVDAVEMRDYPVIQAEILLFSLEFIFINLVVDVLYAVINPSIRFK, from the coding sequence ATGTTTTCCTATGTCATCAAACGCCTGTTAGGGCTGATTCCAACGCTGCTGCTGGTGGCGGTCCTGGTATTCCTGTTCATCCACCTGCTGCCGGGCGATCCGGCGCGGCTTGCGGCCGGCCCCGAGGCCGACGAGAAGACGGTGGCGCTGGTGCGCGCCGACCTCGGCCTGGACAAGCCGCTGCCCGAGCAGTTCGTGAACTTCTTCATCAACGCCGCCCAGGGCGACTTCGGCCGCTCGATCCGCACCAAGCGCCCGGTGGCCGAGGAGATCGGCGCGCGCTTCTGGCCCACGTTGTGGCTGACCCTGGTGGCGATGGTGTGGGCCGTATTGTTCGGCCTGGTCATTGGCATCTCCTCGGCGGTCTGGCGCAACCAATGGCCGGACCGGCTGGGCATGACGCTGGCGGTCTCGGGCATCTCGCTGCCGCCGTTCGCGCTGGGCATCCTGCTGATGCAGGTGTTCTCGGTGCAACTGGGCTGGCTGCCCACGGTGGGCGACGACACCTGGCGTCACTACATCCTGCCTTCGCTCACGTTGGGCGCGGCGGTGGCGGCGGTGATGGCGCGCTTCACCCGCGCTTCCTTCATCGAGATCCTGCAGGAGGACTACGTGCGCACCGCGCGCGCCAAGGGCCTGACCGAGACCGTGGTGGTCATCAAGCACTGCCTGCGCAACGCGCTCATTCCGGTGGTCACCATGATGGGTTTGCAGTTCGGCTTCCTGCTGGGCGGTTCGATCCTGGTCGAGGTGGTGTTCAACTGGCCCGGCATGGGGCGCCTGCTGGTGGACGCGGTCGAGATGCGCGACTACCCCGTGATCCAGGCCGAGATCCTGCTGTTCTCGCTGGAATTCATTTTCATCAACCTGGTGGTGGACGTGCTGTATGCCGTGATCAACCCCAGCATCCGTTTCAAGTGA
- a CDS encoding dipeptide ABC transporter ATP-binding protein, with the protein MQQPQHSAHHPRVLDVSDLSVRFTGAERTVDAVRGLSFHVGQGETLAIVGESGSGKSVSSLAIMRLIEHGGGKIVGGAMRFQRRNGQAIDLAQADNATMRGIRGKEIAMIFQEPMTSLNPVFTVGEQIAESIRLHQGKSRAAAQAEALRMLEMVRIPEARRVLGRHPHQLSGGMRQRVMIAMALSCKPSLLIADEPTTALDVTIQAQILQLVRSLQEEMQMGVIFITHDMGVVAEVADRVVVMRRGEKVEENEVKSIFAAPAHPYTQALLAAVPRLGSMRGTDRPRRFGIAAEAEAQPQAIAAELQGQQQIAEQRQPILKVRELTTRFDVKSGIFGRVKQRVHAVEKVSFDLYSGETLAIVGESGCGKSTTGRSLLRLVDIAGGRVEFGGRDLAQLPRSELRQLRRDIQFIFQDPFASLDPRMTVGYSIMEPMLVHGVKEGAQERVDALLTRVGLTPEHGQRYPHEFSGGQRQRICIARALALNPKIVIADESVSALDVSIQAQIVNLMLDLQAELGISFIFISHDMAVVERISHRVAVMYLGQIVEIGPRRAIFENPQHPYTRKLMAAVPVADPTLRQPGKKLMTDEIPSPIRLVGDEPKVEPLHEVAPGHFVATHRISGAF; encoded by the coding sequence ATGCAACAGCCACAACATTCCGCTCATCACCCGCGCGTGCTCGACGTCAGCGACCTGAGCGTGCGCTTCACCGGCGCCGAGCGCACGGTGGATGCGGTGCGCGGACTTTCCTTCCACGTCGGCCAGGGCGAGACCCTGGCCATCGTCGGCGAGTCCGGTTCGGGCAAGTCGGTGTCGTCGCTGGCCATCATGCGGCTGATCGAACACGGCGGCGGCAAGATCGTCGGCGGCGCCATGCGCTTCCAGCGCCGCAACGGCCAGGCGATCGACCTGGCGCAGGCCGACAACGCCACCATGCGCGGCATCCGCGGCAAGGAGATCGCGATGATCTTCCAGGAGCCGATGACTTCGCTGAACCCGGTCTTCACCGTCGGCGAGCAGATCGCCGAGTCGATCCGCCTGCACCAGGGCAAGAGCCGCGCCGCCGCGCAGGCCGAGGCGCTGCGCATGCTGGAGATGGTGCGCATCCCGGAAGCCAGACGCGTGCTGGGGCGCCATCCGCACCAGCTCTCCGGCGGCATGCGCCAGCGCGTGATGATCGCCATGGCCTTGTCGTGCAAGCCGTCGCTGCTGATCGCCGACGAACCGACTACGGCGCTGGACGTGACCATCCAGGCGCAGATCCTGCAGCTGGTCCGTTCGCTGCAGGAAGAGATGCAGATGGGCGTGATCTTCATCACCCATGACATGGGCGTGGTGGCCGAGGTGGCCGACCGCGTGGTGGTGATGCGCCGCGGCGAGAAGGTCGAGGAGAACGAGGTCAAGAGCATCTTCGCCGCGCCGGCCCATCCCTATACCCAGGCCCTGCTGGCAGCCGTGCCCCGGCTGGGCTCGATGCGCGGCACGGACCGCCCGCGCCGCTTCGGCATCGCCGCCGAGGCCGAGGCCCAGCCGCAGGCGATCGCCGCCGAGCTGCAAGGCCAGCAACAGATCGCGGAGCAGCGCCAGCCTATCCTCAAGGTGCGCGAGCTGACTACCCGCTTCGACGTCAAGAGCGGCATCTTCGGCCGCGTCAAGCAGCGCGTGCACGCGGTGGAGAAGGTCAGCTTCGACCTGTATTCGGGCGAGACGCTGGCCATCGTCGGCGAGTCCGGCTGCGGCAAGTCGACCACCGGCCGCTCGCTCCTGCGCCTGGTCGACATCGCCGGCGGCCGCGTCGAGTTCGGCGGGCGCGACCTGGCGCAACTGCCGCGCTCGGAGCTGCGCCAGCTGCGGCGCGACATCCAGTTCATTTTCCAGGACCCGTTCGCCTCGCTGGACCCGCGCATGACGGTCGGCTACTCCATCATGGAGCCGATGCTGGTGCACGGGGTCAAGGAAGGGGCGCAGGAGCGCGTGGACGCCTTGCTGACCCGCGTGGGCCTTACGCCCGAGCATGGCCAGCGCTACCCGCACGAATTCTCCGGCGGCCAGCGCCAGCGCATCTGCATCGCGCGCGCCCTGGCGCTGAACCCCAAGATCGTGATCGCCGACGAGTCGGTCTCGGCGCTGGATGTGTCGATCCAGGCGCAGATCGTCAACCTGATGCTGGACCTGCAGGCCGAGCTGGGCATTTCCTTCATCTTCATCTCGCACGACATGGCGGTGGTGGAGCGCATCAGCCACCGCGTGGCGGTGATGTACCTGGGCCAGATCGTGGAGATCGGGCCGCGCCGCGCCATCTTCGAGAATCCGCAGCATCCCTATACCCGCAAGCTGATGGCGGCGGTGCCGGTGGCCGATCCCACCTTGCGCCAGCCCGGCAAGAAGCTGATGACCGACGAGATTCCCAGCCCGATCCGGCTGGTGGGCGACGAGCCCAAGGTAGAGCCGTTGCATGAAGTCGCCCCCGGGCACTTCGTGGCCACCCATCGCATCTCCGGCGCTTTCTGA
- the gsiD gene encoding glutathione ABC transporter permease GsiD has protein sequence MPPPDPSAVAAAGGQRIRTPWREFWRKFKKQHLAMYAGGFVIFLVLLAIFAPLVVPFDPENFFDYDALNSPPTWVHWFGVDSLGRDIFSRILAGTRISLASGFLSVAIGAVIGTVFGLLAGYYEGWWDRITMRVCDVLFAFPGILLAIGIVAILGGGMFNVIISVSVFSIPAFARLVRGNTLQLKNLTYIEATRSIGASDMTIMWRHIFPGTVSAIVVYFTMRIGTSIITAAGLSFLGLGAQSPTPEWGLMLNESRADMMTSPHIALFPSIAIFLTVLAFNLLGDGLRDALDPKIDQR, from the coding sequence CTGCCGCCGCCCGATCCGTCCGCTGTCGCTGCCGCCGGCGGCCAGCGCATCCGCACCCCGTGGCGCGAGTTCTGGCGGAAGTTCAAGAAGCAGCACCTGGCGATGTATGCCGGCGGCTTCGTCATCTTCCTGGTGCTGCTGGCGATCTTCGCGCCGCTGGTGGTGCCGTTCGACCCGGAGAATTTCTTCGACTACGACGCCCTCAATTCGCCGCCGACCTGGGTGCACTGGTTCGGCGTGGATTCGCTGGGCCGCGACATCTTCAGCCGCATCCTGGCCGGCACCCGCATCTCGCTGGCCTCGGGCTTCCTGTCGGTAGCCATCGGCGCGGTGATCGGCACCGTGTTCGGCTTGCTGGCCGGCTACTATGAAGGCTGGTGGGACCGCATCACCATGCGCGTGTGCGACGTGCTGTTCGCCTTCCCCGGCATTTTGCTGGCCATCGGCATCGTGGCCATCCTCGGCGGCGGCATGTTCAACGTGATCATCTCGGTCTCGGTCTTCAGCATCCCGGCCTTCGCCCGCCTGGTGCGCGGCAATACGCTGCAGTTGAAGAACCTGACCTACATCGAGGCCACGCGCAGCATCGGCGCCTCCGATATGACCATCATGTGGCGCCACATCTTCCCCGGCACGGTGTCGGCCATCGTGGTGTATTTCACGATGCGCATCGGCACCTCGATCATTACCGCCGCCGGCCTGTCCTTCCTCGGCCTGGGCGCGCAGTCGCCTACGCCCGAGTGGGGCCTGATGCTCAACGAGTCGCGCGCCGACATGATGACCTCGCCGCACATCGCGCTGTTCCC